In the genome of Chloroflexota bacterium, the window CTTCACGAGCGCCAGCAGTCGCGCCCAGAGGCCGAGCAGTGGGATCGAGCGGGCGGGCGCGGCGGGCCGGGCCGGGGCCGACACGTGCCCATTGGTGCCAGCGACGGAAGCGGCGACGGGGGGCCGCTCAGCGTCCAGATCGTCAGCATTGATGACGACATCGGACGTGGACTCGGCGCGCTGAGCGGCCATGAGGGAGGCGTAGACGCCGCCGGCCGCCAGCAGCTCGGTGTGGCGGCCTAGCTCGGCCACCTTGCCGTCCTGGAGTACCAGGATCTGGTCCGCGTTGGTGACGCTCGACAGCCGATGGGCGATCACCAGCGTCGTGCGACCGCGCTGGAGCCGTTCGAGCGCCTGTTGGATGGCCGCCTCGTTCTCGGCGTCCACGCTGGAGAGCGCCTCGTCCAGGACCAGGATCGGGGCGTCCTTGAGGATCGCACGGGCGATGGCGAGCCGTTGGCGCTGCCCACCGGAGAGCCGGGCGCCGCGCTCCCCGACGACCGTATCGTACCCTTTCGGAAGCTCGCTGATGAAGCCGTGGGCGTTGGCGGATCGCGCAGCCTCCTCGATCTCGGCCTGCGTCGCATTCGGCTTCGCGATCCGCAGGTTCTCGGCTACTGTGCCGTAGAAGAGGTACGTATCCTGGGTCACCACCGCCACGGTCTCGCGTAGCTGGGCCAGCGGAATCTCGCGGAGGTCGCGGCCTCCCACGAGGATTCGGCCGCTGCTCGGATCGTAGAAGCGCAGCATCAGCCAGACCAGCGTGGACTTGCCAGCCCCGCTCGGCCCGACCACCCCGAGCATCTTGCCCGCGTCGAGCGTGAACGAGAGGCCTGCGAGCGCCTCCGAACGGCGGGTGTCGTACGTGAAGCGGACGTTCTCGAACGTCACGGTGAGGGCGAGGCGAGCGACGCCAGACGCCGATGGGGCCGGATCGACCACCTCGGGCTTCGTGTCCAGCACCGCGAAGATGGCGACCGACGCGGACATGGCGACCATCCCGCGATGGTAGAGCGCCGCCAGCTCGCGCAGCGGCCGGAAGACCTCGACCCCGAGCATCAGCACGATCAGCAGCACGTGCAAATCGAGCGTGCCCTGCTGGACCCGCAGCGCTCCCCACCCGAGCGCCACCGCCGCGCCCGCCGAGATGCCGAGCACGGTGAGGCCGCCAGTCATGCTGTTGGCGGCCAGCACATGCATGGTGCTGCGGTAGAGGTGGCGAGAGCGGGCCGCCAGGAGATCTCCGTGCGCGTGGCTCTGACCGAACGCTTTGAGCGTCGGCAGGCCCTGGACGCTGTCCACGAAGTCGCTGCCGAACGCCGCATAGGAGATTCGGCGGCGCATCGAGCTGGCGCTGTTCAGCTTGTGGAACAGCGACGGGACGAGCAGGGTGAAGATCGCGAATCCCAGAAAGACCAGGGCGGTCGGTACGTCCAGCCAGACCATGAACAGGAAGACAATGACCGGGGTCAGCGCCGCCACCAGCAACTGCGGCAGATATTGACCGAAGAACGTCTCCAGCATCTCGACGCTGTCCACCAGGCTGAGGGCGACGCCTCCCGACCGCTGCTGATCGATGCAGCCTGGCCCGAGCGACAGCACGTGGCGGTACAGCTTCTCGCGGAGACGGACCTTCATCTCCGCGCTCGTCCGGTTGGCGACGTCTTCCTTCCACAGCTGGACCAGCCCACGCCCGACGATCAGCAACGCGATCACGCCAACCATCGGCAGCACCTCGACCATGGGCCGGCCGCGCATGATCTCGGCCAGCACCACGCCCGACAGCGCCAGCCTCCCCAGGTTGAGCGGCATCCCGAGCAAGCCGATCAGCGCGGCGGCCAGTATCCGCCCTCGAAGGCCCCGGGTCAGCGCATAGAGCCGCCAATCGAAGTACATGGATGGACCTCCCGGGCTCGTAGAGCAGCACCCGCCGCAGAGCGTGCCGACAGCCCGACCACCTCGACCACGACCGAGCGAGGCAGGGATCGCGCAGGAAGTTATATCGATGTTACCTATCGACCCGCAAGCACGAGCTTCGTCGGTTTGTGTGGCAGCACGGCGGTCGGGCCGGCAGCGTCCGCTGCTGGGCGCTCGTCGTCGGCGGCAGGCGAGCGCCCAGTAGCGGGCAGGATACGAGACGACCCGCGATCAGTTCGTCAACGTCGCGAAGAACACGCCGCTGAGCGGGAACGGCATGAAGCGCTCGTGGTACTCCCGCAGCGTTTGCTCCGGGTCGATGTCCGCGAGCTGCTCCGGGTACTGCCACTTCGCCATCGCCTCGAGCGCCGCGAAGTGGAACGGGTTGTTGAAGAAGCCGAGCCACATGCCGTGGAAGCGCTGACCCTTCACCGCACGCAGACCAGCCCAACCGGGCGCGGTCGTGAGCTTCCGTAGCTGCTCCTGCACGGTAGCCGGATCGGCATCGTAGCCCATGCTCAAGTACGCCCCGAGATTCGGCGTCTTGCTCCAATCTGAGCCGGTAGCGATGATGACCTCGGGGTCGATAGAGAGCACGCCCTCCGGGCTCAGACTGCCGGTCGCGCCCGGGATGCGGCCGATGGCGGCGTTGTTGCCACCGGCCCGCTCGATCAGGTCGCCCAGGTTCGAGCGGCCGAACGTCGAGCAGCAGTCGCCGTAGCCGGCCGAGCGGATCAGGAAGGTGGTTGGACGGTCGCCCTTGAGCATCTCGACACGGCCGAACACCCGCTGGACGTGCCTGAGGTAGAAATCAGCGATCTCCTGGGCGCGGGCCTCCTTCCCGAAGAGCCGCCCCAGCAGCAGGATGCTCGGGACCGTGTTCTCAAGCTGGCGCTCGCGCCAGTCGATGAAGACGCTCGGGATGCCGGCCCGCTGCAGGGTGTCGATGAGGCCGGAGTCGCGCGTTGCCGCAAGCTGGTGGATTCCGAACACGACCAGATCCGCGCGCAACGCGATGGCCTGCTCGGCGCTGAACGCGCCGTTTTGGGCGAGGCCG includes:
- the cydC gene encoding thiol reductant ABC exporter subunit CydC, with the translated sequence MYFDWRLYALTRGLRGRILAAALIGLLGMPLNLGRLALSGVVLAEIMRGRPMVEVLPMVGVIALLIVGRGLVQLWKEDVANRTSAEMKVRLREKLYRHVLSLGPGCIDQQRSGGVALSLVDSVEMLETFFGQYLPQLLVAALTPVIVFLFMVWLDVPTALVFLGFAIFTLLVPSLFHKLNSASSMRRRISYAAFGSDFVDSVQGLPTLKAFGQSHAHGDLLAARSRHLYRSTMHVLAANSMTGGLTVLGISAGAAVALGWGALRVQQGTLDLHVLLIVLMLGVEVFRPLRELAALYHRGMVAMSASVAIFAVLDTKPEVVDPAPSASGVARLALTVTFENVRFTYDTRRSEALAGLSFTLDAGKMLGVVGPSGAGKSTLVWLMLRFYDPSSGRILVGGRDLREIPLAQLRETVAVVTQDTYLFYGTVAENLRIAKPNATQAEIEEAARSANAHGFISELPKGYDTVVGERGARLSGGQRQRLAIARAILKDAPILVLDEALSSVDAENEAAIQQALERLQRGRTTLVIAHRLSSVTNADQILVLQDGKVAELGRHTELLAAGGVYASLMAAQRAESTSDVVINADDLDAERPPVAASVAGTNGHVSAPARPAAPARSIPLLGLWARLLALVKPWTGTQIAVFLLGLAHAAAVVGLTVVSALLVRVAAAGADLTSWLWSLGVVVVLTGFLRWSESWLAHDLAYRLLAEMRIDMYRALDPLAPGYVLRRRTGDLVSTVTSDVEAVEYFFAHTIAPAFVAVLVPAGVLAALGVMGWPLALALLPFLVAVGLSPVIGQKASVGAATLARQRLGLVNAHIVDGVQGLRTVAAFGYGPGRLAEITTNGRSLSEAQLHFLHLQAIQSGVIEIVTALGGLAVMVVGGYLAQSGQLAPTLVPLATLLALSSFGPVTDIAKVAKQLAETLAASRRVFAVHDEPVLLHDGPVRQLPAAVRTAPSVTFEGVTFSYGTGETPALQDVTFSIEAGQTVALVGRSGSGKTTAAHLILRFWDATAGRITVGGLDVRELRLDALRQQVGLVAQDTYLFNSSLGHNLKLARPDASDADLDRTTALANADGFVAQLPDGYETRVGERGAHLSGGQRQRIAIARALLKDAPILVLDEATSHLDAASELQVRGALDRLMCGRTTLVIAHRLSTIRNADKIVVLDAGRIAEQGTHDELLARGGVYARLVSSQLGGMTAAGPATGATNGRSLGDPGSASGAHAAGVGAGGSIP
- a CDS encoding ABC transporter substrate-binding protein, which translates into the protein MTLLIVSLALLHVLTPPAVAEGALVVTDVAGRTVTAPVQRVILADGRQLHLIASLDSEDPGQRLVGWENQLDANEYDAWVRYQQASPKLTELPTFGLAQNGAFSAEQAIALRADLVVFGIHQLAATRDSGLIDTLQRAGIPSVFIDWRERQLENTVPSILLLGRLFGKEARAQEIADFYLRHVQRVFGRVEMLKGDRPTTFLIRSAGYGDCCSTFGRSNLGDLIERAGGNNAAIGRIPGATGSLSPEGVLSIDPEVIIATGSDWSKTPNLGAYLSMGYDADPATVQEQLRKLTTAPGWAGLRAVKGQRFHGMWLGFFNNPFHFAALEAMAKWQYPEQLADIDPEQTLREYHERFMPFPLSGVFFATLTN